The following proteins come from a genomic window of Lolium rigidum isolate FL_2022 chromosome 5, APGP_CSIRO_Lrig_0.1, whole genome shotgun sequence:
- the LOC124657459 gene encoding UDP-glucosyltransferase UGT13248-like, with protein sequence MPLWNPSQGHVHPMLQFAKRLAHHGLRPTLAVTRYILATCTPDAAAIGAVRLAAVSDGCDTGGFGECDDVTAYLSLLESARSETLCELLRAEAAADRPIRAVVYDALLPWARGVAQQHGAAAAAFFTQPCAVNVVYGHVWCQHVGVPVKAGATVALPGLPALEPEGLPWFLKVGPGPYPAYFEMVMSQFKGLDLADDVLVNSFYELEPQEAAYMASAWRAKTIGPTVPASYVRDDRLPSDTKYGFHLFELTAAPCISWLSTHPPRSVVFASFGSLSDLDPAEMRDLLDAGHPFLWAVRSSESMKLPAGYADAVAPCGGMVVSWCPQLEVLAHPAVGCFLTHCGWNSTSEALVTGVPMVALPQWTDQPMNAKYVEAVWKVGVRVRPKAEDGLAWREEVTSGIQKVMAGERSGEYRRNAAAWAEKARAASRKGGSSDRNIAEFVAKYSSQ encoded by the exons atgcccctctggaacccgAGCCAGGGCCACGTCCACCCGATGCTGCAGTTCGCCAAGCGTCTCGCGCACCACGGCCTGCGCCCCACGCTCGCAGTCACGCGCTACATCCTCGCCACCTGCACGCCCGACGCCGCAGCAATCGGTGCGGTCCGCCTCGCCGCCGTCTCTGACGGCTGCGACACGGGGGGATTCGGCGAGTGCGACGACGTCACGGCCTATCTCTCCCTCCTGGAGTCCGCCAGGTCGGAAACTCTCTGCGAGCTCCTccgggccgaggcggcggcggatcgCCCAATCCGTGCCGTGGTGTACGACGCACTCCTGCCGTGGGCACGTGGCGTGGCGCAGCAGcacggcgccgccgctgccgccttcTTCACCCAGCCGTGCGCCGTGAACGTGGTTTACGGACATGTGTGGTGCCAGCATGTCGGCGTGCCGGTCAAGGCCGGCGCCACGGTCGCCCTCCCGGGCCTACCGGCGCTAGAGCCGGAGGGTTTGCCGTGGTTTCTCAAGGTCGGCCCCGGCCCCTACCCGGCCTACTTCGAGATGGTGATGAGCCAGTTCAAGGGGCTGGACCTAGCCGACGACGTGCTGGTCAACTCTTTCTACGAGCTGGAGCCTCAG GAGGCGGCGTACATGGCGTCGGCGTGGCGCGCGAAGACAATCGGTCCAACGGTGCCGGCCTCCTACGTCCGCGATGACCGGCTCCCATCGGACACCAAGTACGGCTTCCACCTCTTCGAGCTCACCGCCGCGCCCTGCATCtcctggctgtccacccacccgcCCCGCTCCGTTGTGTTCGCCTCCTTCGGCAGCCTCTCGGACCTGGACCCAGCGGAGATGCGCGACCTCCTCGACGCCGGACACCCGTTTCTCTGGGCTGTACGGTCCTCCGAGTCGATGAAGCTCCCCGCCGGCTATGCCGATGCCGTCGCGCCGTGTGGCGGGATGGTGGTGTCGTGGTGCCCGCAGCTGGAGGTTCTAGCCCACCCGGCCGTGGGGTGCTTCCTCacgcactgcgggtggaactcgaCATCGGAGGCGCTGGTCACCGGCGTGCCGATGGTGGCGCTGCCGCAGTGGACGGACCAGCCGATGAACGCCAAGTACGTGGAGGCCGTGTGGAAGGTAGGCGTCCGGGTGCGTCCGAAGGCCGAGGACGGGCTCGCGTGGAGGGAGGAAGTGACGAGCGGCATCCAAAAGGTGATGGCCGGCGAGAGGAGCGGCGAGTACAGGAGGAACGCTGCCGCGTGGGCGGAGAAGGCCAGGGCGGCCAGCAGGAAGGGTGGGAGCTCCGACCGGAACATCGCCGAGTTCGTTGCCAAGTATTCGTCCCAGTGA